The following are from one region of the Papaver somniferum cultivar HN1 unplaced genomic scaffold, ASM357369v1 unplaced-scaffold_132, whole genome shotgun sequence genome:
- the LOC113332945 gene encoding monooxygenase 1-like isoform X1, which produces MSNYTEEKGIVIVGGGICGLATALALHKKGIESVVLEKAETIRAAGSAIGIFTNGWYALDQLGLANQLRQKAIPLKECRDIEFNNPKEQEVPMGNGELRCLKRSDLVQTLADSLPNETIRFGCHIVSAKFDPITSQPLLQLQDGSVIKAKVVIGCDGVNSVISELIGLKPTKLFTSCAVRGFTNYPSGHGFNNEFLRIRKDNIILGRLPVDNNLVHWFVGRPGTTSDIRVSKDPKLIRESTIESINDFPPQCVEMVKNCDLNEVTLTNLRYRTPLDILLGNFRKGTVIVAGDAMHVWGPYIGQGGAAALEDGIVLARNLAQEMCNKRGSTKNGNHVTQARIEKAMDQFVKERRMRLFMMSLNTYILGMLLETSSPLTKFGLIVGLILFFSNSLGHSQHNCGRL; this is translated from the exons ATGAGCAACTACACAGAAGAAAAAGGGATTGTTATTGTTGGAGGTGGAATTTGTGGTCTTGCTACTGCTCTTGCGCTTCACAA GAAGGGAATCGAAAGTGTGGTACTAGAGAAAGCTGAGACTATACGAGCCGCTGGATCAGCGATCGGTATCTTCACAAATGGTTGGTATGCACTGGATCAGCTTGGTCTTGCAAATCAGCTGCGACAAAAGGCTATTCCTTTGAAAGA GTGTCGTGACATCGAGTTCAATAATCCCAAAGAACAAGAGGTACCAATGGG AAATGGAGAACTTAGATGCTTGAAAAGGAGTGATCTTGTACAGACCTTGGCTGATAGCCTACCGAATGAAACGATCCGTTTTGGATGCCATATAGTATCTGCCAAGTTTGATCCAATAACTTCTCAACCTCTTCTACAATTGCAAGATGGTAGTGTAATCAAGGCTAAG GTTGTGATTGGATGTGATGGAGTAAATTCTGTTATCTCCGAGTTGATAGGACTAAAACCAACAAAGCTTTTTACTTCTTGTGCAGTAAGAGGTTTTACTAATTATCCATCTGGTCATGGATTTAACAATGAATTTCTTAGAATTAGGAAAGACAATATTATTCTCGGTAGGCTGCCTGTCGACAACAATCTCGTTCATTGGTTTGTAGGAAGACCAGGAACTACGTCAG ATATAAGAGTTTCAAAAGATCCAAAGCTCATCCGAGAATCAACAATCGAGTCGATCAATGATTTTCCGCCACAATGTGTAGAAATGGTGAAAAATTGTGATCTCAATGAAGTAACTTTAACAAATTTGAGATATCGAACCCCCTTGGACATACTACTAGGAAATTTTCGAAAAGGGACAGTGATAGTAGCAGGCGATGCCATGCATGTTTGGGGTCCATACATAGGTCAAGGTGGAGCTGCTGCTTTAGAAGATGGGATTGTGTTGGCGAGAAATTTGGCACAAGAAATGTGCAATAAAAGGGGTTCAACAAAAAATGGAAATCATGTAACACAGGCGAGAATTGAGAAAGCAATGGATCAATTTGTGAAAGAGCGAAGGATGAGACTCTTTATGATGTCCTTAAACACTTACATACTTGGTATGTTGTTAGAAACTTCATCGCCATTAACAAAATTTGGGCTTATTGTGGGATTAATCCTTTTCTTCAGCAACTCACTCGGCCACAGCCAACACAACTGTGGCCGGCTTTAG
- the LOC113332945 gene encoding monooxygenase 1-like isoform X2 → MSNYTEEKGIVIVGGGICGLATALALHKKGIESVVLEKAETIRAAGSAIGIFTNGWCRDIEFNNPKEQEVPMGNGELRCLKRSDLVQTLADSLPNETIRFGCHIVSAKFDPITSQPLLQLQDGSVIKAKVVIGCDGVNSVISELIGLKPTKLFTSCAVRGFTNYPSGHGFNNEFLRIRKDNIILGRLPVDNNLVHWFVGRPGTTSDIRVSKDPKLIRESTIESINDFPPQCVEMVKNCDLNEVTLTNLRYRTPLDILLGNFRKGTVIVAGDAMHVWGPYIGQGGAAALEDGIVLARNLAQEMCNKRGSTKNGNHVTQARIEKAMDQFVKERRMRLFMMSLNTYILGMLLETSSPLTKFGLIVGLILFFSNSLGHSQHNCGRL, encoded by the exons ATGAGCAACTACACAGAAGAAAAAGGGATTGTTATTGTTGGAGGTGGAATTTGTGGTCTTGCTACTGCTCTTGCGCTTCACAA GAAGGGAATCGAAAGTGTGGTACTAGAGAAAGCTGAGACTATACGAGCCGCTGGATCAGCGATCGGTATCTTCACAAATGGTTG GTGTCGTGACATCGAGTTCAATAATCCCAAAGAACAAGAGGTACCAATGGG AAATGGAGAACTTAGATGCTTGAAAAGGAGTGATCTTGTACAGACCTTGGCTGATAGCCTACCGAATGAAACGATCCGTTTTGGATGCCATATAGTATCTGCCAAGTTTGATCCAATAACTTCTCAACCTCTTCTACAATTGCAAGATGGTAGTGTAATCAAGGCTAAG GTTGTGATTGGATGTGATGGAGTAAATTCTGTTATCTCCGAGTTGATAGGACTAAAACCAACAAAGCTTTTTACTTCTTGTGCAGTAAGAGGTTTTACTAATTATCCATCTGGTCATGGATTTAACAATGAATTTCTTAGAATTAGGAAAGACAATATTATTCTCGGTAGGCTGCCTGTCGACAACAATCTCGTTCATTGGTTTGTAGGAAGACCAGGAACTACGTCAG ATATAAGAGTTTCAAAAGATCCAAAGCTCATCCGAGAATCAACAATCGAGTCGATCAATGATTTTCCGCCACAATGTGTAGAAATGGTGAAAAATTGTGATCTCAATGAAGTAACTTTAACAAATTTGAGATATCGAACCCCCTTGGACATACTACTAGGAAATTTTCGAAAAGGGACAGTGATAGTAGCAGGCGATGCCATGCATGTTTGGGGTCCATACATAGGTCAAGGTGGAGCTGCTGCTTTAGAAGATGGGATTGTGTTGGCGAGAAATTTGGCACAAGAAATGTGCAATAAAAGGGGTTCAACAAAAAATGGAAATCATGTAACACAGGCGAGAATTGAGAAAGCAATGGATCAATTTGTGAAAGAGCGAAGGATGAGACTCTTTATGATGTCCTTAAACACTTACATACTTGGTATGTTGTTAGAAACTTCATCGCCATTAACAAAATTTGGGCTTATTGTGGGATTAATCCTTTTCTTCAGCAACTCACTCGGCCACAGCCAACACAACTGTGGCCGGCTTTAG
- the LOC113332928 gene encoding uncharacterized protein LOC113332928 has protein sequence MDKKKSLENLMKLLLDYQNASGQVINKRKSKCFVGGVTESRRRIIAESLQMELSEFPDKYLGVILCPGRVKIYQVWGMVELMHKMLAGWMGQMLSFSDRLTLVKSVLCSVPVYNMSVYKWPKNVIKECEKIVRNFLRSGDPAVKKLIKVKFDEIFAPVTEGGLGIRRFETINKALLMKLFWKMKIEEVERTNLMNAKYKDKSGAWITNYRKSSIWPGLKWVMNEVHEGSRWLVGDGKEISVCRDEWIKEYALTGIHPNNSFITHHKDMKVSKLIINGEWNVPAAMFNFFTLEDLPTIGYGKDKLIWTNDLSRKFSVKSAVQLIRKRYHCATWKKQCVQKRSSSVREVWFICAFTVMVELWFTGNKVCYDDEIPNLVNFKLRIMQFTKENTVRMKGKIRGFMYDMSIMTAFGIRGVKVITTEVKECIFKFRALNQVLICCDGASKGNPGSSGYGFVGRSNTGGYLGAVAGGLGVATNFIVEVMALICAGEWAIRRQYFNVCFSLDSKAILQAFSSGESGSSLRRGEVVIYDEKPGFLGALECLSRQNFL, from the exons atggacaaaaaaaaatcattggagAATTTAATGAAACTGCTATTGGATTATCAGAATGCATCAGGTCAAGTGataaacaaaaggaaaagtaAATGTTTTGTTGGTGGAGTAACTGAAAGCAGAAGAAGAATAATAGCTGAGAGCTTACAAATGGAACTTTCAGAATTTCCTGACAAATACTTGGGAGTGATATTATGTCCTGGAAGAGTAAAAATCTATCAAGTATGGGGGATGGTGGAGTTAATGCATAAAATGTTAGCTGGCTGGATGGGACAAATGTTGTCTTTCTCTGATAGATTAACTTTAGTGAAGTCTGTGTTATGCAGTGTACCTGTATACAACATGTCTGTGTATAAGTGGCCTAAGAATGTCATAAAGGAATGTGAAAAAATTGTAAGGAATTTCTTACGATCTGGAGATCCTGCAGTTAAGAAGCTTATTAAAGTGAAGTTTGATGAAATTTTTGCTCCTGTAACTGAGGGTGGATTGGGAATCAGAAGATTTGAGACAATTAATAAAGCACTCCTCATGAAGTTATTCTGGAAGATGAAAATAGAAGAGGTAGAGAGGACAAATTTAATGAATgccaaatataaagataaaagtgGTGCATGGATAACAAATTATAGAAAATCCTCAATCTGGCCAGGTTTAAAATGGGTTATGAATGAAGTACATGAAGGAAGCAGGTGGCTGGTTGGAGATGGAAAAGAAATTTCAGTGTGCAGGGATGAGTGGATTAAGGAATATGCTCTTACTGGAATACACCCAAATAATTCATTTATTACACATCACAAAGATATGAAAGTCAGTAAATTGATTATCAATGGGGAATGGAATGTACCTGCAGCAATGTTTAACTTCTTTACTCTAGAAGATTTACCAACTATTGGTTATGGGAAAGACAAGCTCATATGGACAAATGATTTGTCTAGAAAATTTTCAGTGAAAAGTGCAGTGCAACTAATCAGGAAAAGATATCATTGTGCTACTTGGAAAAAACAG TGTGTCCAGAAGAGAAGCTCATCTGTGAGAGAAGTTTGGTTTATATGTGCTTTTACTGTAATGGTGGAGCTCTGGTTTACCGGAAACAAAGTATGTTATGATGATGAAATCCCAAACTTGGTAAATTTCAAATTGAGGATAATGCAATTTACAAAAGAGAACACTGTAAGAATGAAGGGTAAAATTAGAGGATTTATGTATGATATGAGCATCATGACAGCTTTTGGCATCAGAGGTGTGAAGGTTATAACAACTGAGGTAAAAGAATGCATTTTCAAGTTCCGTGCACTAAATCAAGTGCTCATTTGCTGTGATGGAGCATCAAAAGGGAATCCTGGTAGTTCTGGGTATGGATTTGTTGGAAGGAGTAACACTGGAGGTTATCTTGGTGCAGTTGCTGGTGGTCTGGGTGTAGCCACTAATTTCATTGTTGAAGTGATGGCTTTAATCTGTGCAGGAGAATGGGCTATAAGAAGACAGTACTTTAATGTTTGTTTTAGCCTGGATTCAAAGGCAATACTGCAAGCTTTCAGCTCAGGGGAG AGTGGTTCATCACTCAGAAGAGGAGAAGTAGTGATATATGATGAGAAACCTGGATTCTTGGGAGCTCTGGAAT GCCTGTCTAGACAGAATTTTTTGTAA